A region of Streptomyces sp. WMMC500 DNA encodes the following proteins:
- a CDS encoding SDR family oxidoreductase, with translation MSERGGAAVRERWVRTTGVELCVAELGDAGQPTVVLLHGYPDSKEVWSAVAYRLAERFHVVLYDVRGHGRSTAPEPLKGGFTLEKLTDDFLAVTDAVSPDRPVHLVGHDWGSVQGWEFATVARTEGRIASFTSLSGPCLDHLGHWLDGRLRRPTPRRAAQLLGQSAKSWYVYLLHTPVLPELAWRGPLGARWPAILRTVEKVPGDGYPTPSLGDDAAHGAWLYRDNIRARLRHPRPDAYAHVPVQLITPSGDAFLSPSLYDDLDRWVPQLLRRTIDARHWVPRTRPDQLAAWIGEFVRAHEDGAPVAEIVPDGPYADRFGGRLVLVTGAASGIGRATAFAFAEAGARIVAADIDAEGAATTAELCRMIGAAEAWAEVVDVGDEEAMEKFAERVAATYGVVDVLVNNAGIGLAGPLLDTSAADWRRVLDVNLWGVIHGCRLFGRQMAERGQGGHIVNTASAAAYAPSRTLPAYSTSKAAVLMLSECLRAELAGRGIGVSAVCPGFVHTGITATARFAGVSEEEETRRRKSAHRWYGKRNYPAEKVADAVLRAVVRNQAVVPVTPEARGSRLLSRFAPRALRAIARVEPKF, from the coding sequence ATGAGCGAGCGGGGCGGCGCGGCCGTACGGGAGCGGTGGGTCAGGACCACCGGTGTCGAGCTGTGCGTGGCGGAGCTGGGGGATGCCGGGCAGCCGACGGTCGTGCTGCTGCACGGCTACCCGGACAGCAAGGAGGTCTGGTCCGCGGTCGCGTACCGGCTCGCCGAGCGTTTCCACGTCGTGCTGTACGACGTCCGCGGCCACGGCCGCTCGACCGCGCCGGAGCCGCTGAAGGGCGGTTTCACGCTGGAGAAGCTCACGGACGACTTCCTCGCCGTGACCGACGCCGTCAGCCCGGACCGCCCGGTGCACCTCGTGGGGCACGACTGGGGCTCGGTGCAGGGCTGGGAGTTCGCCACGGTGGCGCGCACGGAGGGCCGCATCGCGTCGTTCACCTCCCTGTCCGGCCCGTGTCTCGACCACCTCGGGCACTGGCTCGACGGCCGGCTGCGCCGCCCCACGCCGCGGCGGGCCGCCCAACTGCTCGGCCAGTCCGCCAAGTCCTGGTACGTGTATCTGCTGCACACCCCCGTGCTGCCCGAGCTGGCCTGGCGCGGCCCGCTCGGCGCGCGCTGGCCGGCGATCCTGCGGACGGTGGAGAAGGTCCCCGGCGACGGCTACCCGACGCCCTCCCTGGGCGACGACGCGGCGCACGGCGCCTGGCTCTACCGGGACAACATCCGCGCCCGGCTGCGCCACCCACGCCCCGACGCCTACGCGCACGTGCCGGTGCAGCTCATCACGCCCTCCGGCGACGCCTTCCTGTCCCCGAGCCTCTATGACGACCTGGACCGCTGGGTGCCGCAGTTGCTGCGGCGCACGATCGACGCCCGGCACTGGGTCCCGCGCACCCGGCCCGACCAGCTCGCCGCGTGGATCGGCGAGTTCGTGCGCGCCCACGAGGACGGCGCGCCGGTGGCGGAGATCGTCCCCGACGGGCCGTACGCGGACCGGTTCGGCGGGCGGCTCGTGCTGGTCACCGGCGCGGCGAGCGGCATCGGCCGGGCCACTGCGTTCGCCTTCGCGGAGGCCGGCGCGCGGATCGTGGCGGCGGACATCGACGCCGAGGGGGCGGCCACGACCGCCGAGCTGTGCCGGATGATCGGCGCGGCCGAGGCGTGGGCGGAGGTCGTGGACGTCGGGGACGAGGAGGCGATGGAGAAGTTCGCCGAGCGCGTCGCGGCCACGTACGGGGTGGTGGACGTGCTGGTGAACAACGCCGGGATCGGTCTGGCCGGCCCGCTGCTCGACACCTCGGCGGCGGACTGGCGCCGGGTGCTGGACGTCAACCTGTGGGGTGTCATCCACGGCTGCCGGCTCTTCGGCAGGCAGATGGCCGAGCGCGGCCAGGGCGGGCACATCGTCAACACCGCCTCCGCCGCCGCGTATGCGCCGTCGCGGACCCTGCCGGCGTACTCGACGTCGAAGGCCGCGGTGCTGATGCTCTCGGAGTGCCTGCGCGCGGAGCTGGCCGGGCGGGGAATCGGCGTCTCGGCCGTCTGCCCCGGCTTCGTGCACACCGGCATCACGGCCACCGCCCGGTTCGCGGGCGTCTCCGAGGAGGAGGAGACGCGCCGCCGGAAGAGCGCCCACCGGTGGTACGGGAAGCGGAACTACCCCGCGGAGAAGGTCGCGGACGCCGTGCTGCGGGCGGTCGTGCGCAACCAGGCGGTGGTGCCGGTCACGCCGGAGGCGCGGGGCTCGCGGCTGCTCTCGCGGTTCGCGCCGCGCGCGCTGCGGGCGATAGCCCGGGTGGAACCGAAGTTCTAG
- a CDS encoding MerR family transcriptional regulator, translating into MLEEQAAGEYRIEGLAHASGTTVRTIRAYADRGLLPRPERRGRTNVYGDEHLARLRQIAGLLDRGYTLASIKELLEAWDAGRGLGGVLGLVAEVQGPWTDEESGQLGRAELEELFGGGADESAVEEAVELGVLERVPGEPEVFLVPSPQQLTVAAELHAAGVPFAAITGQLRELRLRVEEIAAGLLDFTAEHVFQRYLDHPPSDAEATEAAGLVRRLRPLAQQTMDAELARAMRTLATRQLHEHLAGPPQPPATGPATVPVSLPAATVAAVRDLVGPAATAEFVTAATEREVHKRRMDTLAQDRGGEDGPG; encoded by the coding sequence GTGCTGGAGGAACAGGCGGCCGGGGAGTACCGGATCGAGGGTCTGGCGCACGCCAGCGGCACGACCGTACGCACCATCCGCGCGTACGCCGACCGCGGGCTGCTGCCGCGACCGGAGCGGCGCGGGCGGACGAACGTCTACGGCGACGAACACCTCGCCCGGCTGCGCCAGATAGCCGGCCTCCTCGACCGCGGCTACACCCTGGCGTCCATCAAGGAGCTCCTGGAGGCGTGGGACGCGGGCCGGGGGCTCGGCGGAGTGCTGGGTCTGGTCGCCGAGGTGCAGGGGCCGTGGACCGACGAGGAGTCCGGGCAGTTGGGCCGGGCGGAGCTGGAGGAGCTGTTCGGCGGGGGGGCGGACGAGTCCGCGGTCGAGGAGGCCGTCGAGCTGGGCGTGCTGGAGCGGGTGCCGGGGGAGCCTGAGGTGTTCCTCGTGCCCAGCCCGCAGCAGCTCACGGTCGCCGCGGAACTGCACGCGGCCGGAGTGCCGTTCGCGGCCATCACCGGCCAACTGCGCGAGCTGCGGCTGCGGGTGGAGGAGATCGCCGCGGGCCTGCTCGACTTCACCGCCGAGCACGTCTTCCAGCGCTATCTCGACCACCCCCCGTCGGACGCGGAGGCGACCGAGGCCGCCGGCCTCGTCCGCCGGCTGCGCCCGCTGGCGCAGCAGACGATGGACGCGGAGCTGGCCCGCGCGATGCGCACGCTGGCCACGCGCCAGCTCCACGAGCACCTCGCCGGCCCGCCCCAGCCCCCGGCCACCGGCCCGGCGACGGTCCCGGTGAGCCTGCCGGCGGCCACGGTGGCGGCGGTACGTGACCTGGTGGGTCCGGCGGCGACGGCGGAGTTCGTCACGGCGGCGACGGAACGGGAGGTCCACAAGCGCCGGATGGACACCCTGGCGCAGGACCGGGGCGGGGAAGACGGCCCGGGGTGA
- a CDS encoding M24 family metallopeptidase gives MTFTESSAALRGFRSVQRLAYECAEAVAAQLRPGVTEREAARMQREWLRERGVRDWFHLPFAWFGDRTAFAGFRVPLQFFPTNRELAPGMPFILDLAPVHGGHTADVGYSGCLGPNPVHDRLMRDLRVHRELILREVRERRPLREIYEDVERLMVRQGYHNRHRAYPFGVIAHKVDRVRERRFAPHVFGFGAQSLKGLAKDALRGHREGWSPLWSPYRFSQHPPRPGLWAVEPHLGFRGTGAKFEELLVVTDSRDAQESAFWLDDDLPHVRRWAETEAAVAADREPAKGRVA, from the coding sequence ATGACATTCACCGAGTCCTCGGCGGCTCTGCGGGGGTTCAGAAGCGTGCAGCGGCTGGCGTACGAGTGCGCGGAGGCGGTGGCGGCGCAGCTCCGGCCGGGGGTCACGGAGCGGGAGGCGGCGCGGATGCAGCGGGAGTGGCTGCGCGAGCGCGGCGTGCGGGACTGGTTCCACCTGCCGTTCGCGTGGTTCGGCGACCGGACCGCGTTCGCGGGCTTCAGGGTGCCGCTGCAGTTCTTCCCGACGAACCGGGAGCTGGCGCCGGGCATGCCGTTCATCCTCGACCTCGCGCCGGTGCACGGCGGCCATACGGCCGACGTGGGCTATTCCGGCTGCCTCGGGCCGAACCCCGTGCACGACCGGCTGATGCGCGACCTCCGGGTGCACCGGGAGCTGATCCTGCGCGAGGTGCGCGAGCGCCGCCCGCTGCGGGAGATCTACGAGGACGTGGAGCGCCTCATGGTCCGCCAGGGTTATCACAACCGGCACCGGGCCTATCCGTTCGGCGTCATCGCGCACAAGGTCGACCGGGTCCGGGAGCGGCGCTTCGCGCCGCACGTGTTCGGCTTCGGCGCGCAGAGCCTGAAGGGCCTGGCGAAGGACGCCCTGCGCGGGCACCGGGAGGGCTGGTCGCCGCTGTGGAGCCCGTACCGGTTCTCGCAGCATCCGCCGCGGCCGGGACTGTGGGCGGTGGAACCGCACCTGGGCTTCCGCGGCACGGGCGCGAAGTTCGAGGAGCTGCTGGTGGTGACGGACTCGCGTGACGCGCAGGAGAGCGCGTTCTGGCTGGACGACGACCTGCCGCATGTGCGGCGGTGGGCGGAGACAGAGGCAGCGGTTGCGGCGGACCGGGAGCCGGCGAAGGGGCGGGTGGCATGA